In Naumovozyma dairenensis CBS 421 chromosome 2, complete genome, the following are encoded in one genomic region:
- the NDAI0B01870 gene encoding uncharacterized protein, producing MFYKNNKYINNKHHTTLLKLKKCPLLKLLFSKKLFLKPTQYISQRGQILVIFICRLPICSTYLDHKIIKKLTDVIGVSVVHWKLDKKTGWKLLNAGETKLGENAFKIDGGILSSQDDTSSPLGDLDESSNRLFKDGTFDPHYGVTQIKELYDMTDKQYKGEYFWPILWDLKTKTIVNNNWDQIDAILNSAFNDFDETKGTVDIFPETLSSQIEKYNEWLFPHIIDGVYNVGLAEKQSVYETNLINFFKDMDKIENKLREVHDTLAKEYGASNEEEILKRFFLFGGQITESDIRLFVTMIRFDSIYAVHFKLNYRLVRSDYYYIHLWMRNLYWNYPAFGHTTDFNHIKLLYTHGMRNINPNGIVPLGPEYDILKL from the coding sequence atgttttataaaaataacaaatatatcaataataaacacCACACCACTCTAttaaaactaaaaaaatgTCCACTACTGAAACTACTTTTTTCGAAGAAACTATTTCTAAAACCCACGCAATATATAAGCCAGAGAGGGCAGATATTGGTTATATTTATCTGCAGGCTGCCCATATGCTCAACGTATCTGGATCACAAgatcattaaaaaattaactgACGTTATTGGTGTCAGCGTTGTTCACTGGAAATTGGATAAGAAAACAGGTTGGAAACTTTTGAATGCAGGAGAAACTAAATTAGGAGAAAACGCCTTTAAGATTGATGGTGGTATCTTGAGCTCTCAGGATGACACCTCATCTCCCTTAGGTGATCTAGATGAGTCTAGTAACAGATTATTCAAGGATGGTACGTTTGACCCTCATTACGGCGTCACACAAATTAAGgaattatatgatatgaCAGATAAACAGTATAAAGGTGAATATTTCTGGCCTATTTTATGGGATTTGAAGACGAAAACCATTGTTAACAACAATTGGGACCAAATTGATGCCATCTTAAACAGTGCgtttaatgattttgatgaGACAAAGGGAACTGTTGACATTTTTCCAGAGACTCTATCATctcaaattgaaaaatataatgagTGGTTGTTTCCTCATATCATTGACGGAGTTTATAATGTCGGGTTGGCAGAAAAACAGTCAGTTTATGAAACCAACTTGATTAActtttttaaagatatggacaaaattgaaaataaattgagGGAAGTGCATGATACATTGGCCAAGGAATATGGTGCTTCAAATGAGGAAGAGATTTTGAAGAGATTCTTCCTGTTCGGTGGCCAAATTACTGAAAGTGATATCAGACTATTCGTTACCATGATTCGATTCGATTCGATTTATGCAGTTCACTTCAAATTAAACTATAGATTGGTTAGAAGTGACTACTATTATATCCATTTATGGATGAGGAATTTATATTGGAATTATCCAGCATTTGGCCACACCACAGACTTTAACCATATTAAACTCTTGTATACACATGGAATGAGAAACATTAATCCAAACGGTATTGTGCCATTAGGTCCTGaatatgatattttgaagttATGA